One part of the Olleya sp. YS genome encodes these proteins:
- a CDS encoding glutaminyl-peptide cyclotransferase: MKVFKHLTIIFLALVLVSCGANLEQQKKSFSITTNAKNGTISIDKTLELALKNPKNLDVSSIVYELDGKTINTKQPLSDFKLGEHNLKATINFNGETAIVNQQLTLLNDKDPKILSLEIVNVFPHDKTSFTQGLEFHKGVLYESTGQRGESKIRKIDYKTGDVIAEVAIPDNYFGEGMTVLNNTIYHLTWQAKKGFTYDAETLEKKGSFNYGKSQEGWGFANDGNKLYKSDGTSLIWTLNPDTLTEEDYIQVYSTKGKIGRLNEIEWANNKLYANIWEKNGIAIINPKNGAEEAVINCIPLTKQISNFSLNENCLNGIAYNPDTQTFFLTGKRWDKLFEVKIVEN, from the coding sequence ATGAAAGTATTTAAACACCTCACCATCATATTTTTAGCACTAGTGCTTGTGTCTTGCGGAGCAAATTTAGAACAGCAAAAAAAGAGTTTTTCTATAACAACTAATGCTAAAAACGGAACGATTAGTATCGACAAAACACTAGAATTGGCTCTTAAAAATCCTAAAAATCTTGACGTCTCTTCTATTGTTTATGAATTGGATGGTAAAACTATTAATACTAAACAACCACTTTCTGATTTTAAATTAGGCGAGCACAATTTAAAAGCAACCATTAATTTTAACGGAGAAACTGCAATTGTTAACCAGCAATTAACCCTATTAAATGATAAAGACCCAAAAATACTGTCTTTAGAAATTGTGAATGTGTTTCCTCATGACAAGACGTCTTTCACACAAGGTTTAGAGTTTCATAAAGGTGTTTTGTATGAAAGTACTGGGCAACGAGGCGAATCTAAAATTAGAAAAATAGACTACAAAACGGGAGACGTTATTGCAGAAGTTGCGATTCCAGACAATTATTTTGGAGAAGGTATGACTGTGCTTAACAATACCATTTACCACTTGACTTGGCAAGCTAAAAAAGGATTTACTTATGATGCTGAAACTTTAGAGAAAAAAGGAAGCTTTAATTACGGAAAAAGTCAAGAAGGTTGGGGTTTTGCAAATGATGGTAACAAATTATATAAAAGTGATGGTACCAGTTTAATATGGACCTTAAATCCAGATACTTTAACTGAAGAGGATTATATCCAAGTGTATTCTACCAAAGGAAAAATTGGGCGTTTAAATGAAATTGAATGGGCTAACAACAAATTATATGCTAATATTTGGGAAAAAAACGGAATAGCAATTATAAATCCTAAAAATGGAGCTGAAGAAGCAGTTATTAACTGCATTCCACTAACGAAACAAATTTCTAATTTTTCTTTAAACGAAAATTGCCTTAACGGAATTGCTTACAATCCAGACACGCAGACGTTTTTCTTAACAGGAAAACGTTGGGACAAATTGTTTGAGGTTAAGATTGTTGAAAATTAG
- a CDS encoding carboxypeptidase-like regulatory domain-containing protein, giving the protein MRTEIRVTIPEPCHEDWNTMTPKDRGRYCKVCEKTVVDFTNKTDEYIVKTYEKEGKLCGRFKQQQLDRPLAYSRKDSTNYLAVASTAVLAYLSFGNTNAYAQQEPKTDTTSVNTTNHIKGKIAQSILKTKIISGRVIGNNNKPLPNVLISEKGTNNFTKTNVEGHYTIKVSNTSVLVFSHESYQNFEILVENNNYISIEMVEKTEIKDSDNTITISGVITDENNLPLPTANIVIKGTNKGTSTDFDGNYSLEVNKNDVLTASYIGYESKDYVIKDNTLVNIKLDPDYYYDEVIVGGAFTVNRHYRKTKEERLEIRRLKKINKEKNREKRQKAKAERKCKRLERRANKS; this is encoded by the coding sequence ATGAGAACTGAAATTAGAGTAACCATTCCAGAACCTTGTCATGAAGACTGGAACACCATGACACCAAAAGACCGAGGTCGTTATTGCAAAGTTTGCGAAAAAACAGTCGTAGATTTCACTAATAAAACAGATGAGTACATCGTTAAAACCTATGAAAAAGAAGGAAAACTGTGTGGTCGTTTTAAACAACAACAATTAGATAGACCTTTAGCATACAGCAGAAAAGATAGTACTAATTATTTAGCAGTTGCTAGCACAGCTGTACTTGCCTACTTGTCTTTTGGTAATACTAATGCTTACGCACAACAAGAACCAAAAACAGATACGACTTCTGTAAATACAACAAATCACATTAAAGGAAAAATTGCACAATCTATATTAAAAACTAAGATCATTTCTGGACGTGTCATTGGTAATAATAACAAACCGTTACCAAATGTTTTAATATCAGAAAAGGGTACTAACAACTTTACTAAAACTAATGTTGAAGGACATTATACCATAAAGGTTAGCAATACTTCCGTACTAGTTTTTTCTCATGAAAGCTATCAAAATTTTGAAATTTTAGTAGAAAACAATAACTATATTTCTATTGAAATGGTTGAAAAAACAGAAATTAAAGATTCCGACAACACCATTACCATTTCTGGAGTTATAACAGATGAAAACAATTTACCATTACCAACTGCTAATATTGTAATAAAAGGGACAAACAAAGGAACATCAACCGATTTTGATGGTAATTATTCATTAGAGGTTAACAAAAATGATGTATTAACCGCTAGTTATATTGGATATGAAAGTAAAGATTATGTAATTAAAGATAACACATTAGTAAATATTAAACTTGATCCAGATTATTATTATGATGAAGTTATTGTTGGTGGTGCTTTCACTGTAAATCGACATTATAGAAAAACAAAAGAAGAAAGGTTAGAAATAAGACGCTTAAAGAAAATAAATAAAGAGAAAAATAGAGAAAAACGCCAAAAAGCTAAAGCTGAAAGAAAATGCAAACGTCTAGAAAGACGTGCAAATAAAAGTTAA
- the glyA gene encoding serine hydroxymethyltransferase yields MQRDEQIFELIQAEKERQLHGIELIASENFVSDQVMEAAGSVLTNKYAEGYPGKRYYGGCEVVDEVEQIAIDRAKTLFGAEYANVQPHSGSQANTAVYHAVLKPGDKILGFDLSHGGHLTHGSPVNFSGKLYNPVFYGVEEATGILNYDKIQEIATKEKPQLIIAGASAYSRDIDFKRFRAIADSVGALLLADISHPSGLIAKGILNDPIPHCHIVTTTTHKTLRGPRGGLILMGKDFENPFGLKLKNGNLRMMSSLLDSGVFPGNQGGPLEHIIAAKAIAFGEALTEPFMHYMLQVKKNAAAMAEAFVKRDYKIISGGTDNHMMLIDLRNKNITGKDAEKALVKADITVNKNMVPFDDKSPFVTSGIRVGTAAITTRGLKENEMEAIVELIDQVIQNHENEAVLDQIAVKVNAMMSELPLFSA; encoded by the coding sequence ATGCAACGCGACGAACAGATTTTTGAACTTATTCAAGCCGAAAAAGAGCGACAATTACACGGAATAGAATTGATAGCATCAGAAAACTTTGTAAGTGACCAAGTTATGGAAGCTGCAGGATCTGTATTAACCAATAAATATGCTGAAGGCTATCCTGGAAAGCGTTATTATGGTGGTTGTGAAGTGGTAGATGAAGTCGAGCAAATTGCAATTGACAGAGCAAAAACGTTGTTTGGAGCCGAATATGCTAACGTGCAGCCTCACTCTGGAAGTCAAGCTAATACAGCCGTATATCATGCAGTATTAAAACCTGGTGACAAAATTTTAGGTTTTGATTTGTCACATGGTGGACATTTAACCCATGGGTCTCCTGTTAATTTTTCAGGAAAATTATATAATCCTGTGTTTTACGGAGTAGAAGAGGCAACAGGTATTTTAAATTATGACAAAATTCAAGAGATTGCTACAAAAGAAAAGCCACAATTGATTATTGCTGGTGCATCTGCTTATTCTAGAGATATAGATTTTAAACGTTTTAGAGCAATTGCAGATAGTGTTGGTGCATTGTTATTAGCAGATATTTCTCATCCTTCAGGATTAATTGCAAAAGGTATTTTAAACGATCCGATTCCGCATTGTCATATAGTAACAACAACTACACATAAAACATTACGTGGACCAAGAGGAGGATTGATATTAATGGGTAAAGACTTTGAAAACCCATTTGGACTAAAGCTTAAAAACGGAAATTTAAGAATGATGTCCTCACTTTTAGATTCTGGAGTATTCCCAGGAAACCAAGGTGGACCGTTAGAACATATTATTGCTGCAAAAGCTATAGCTTTTGGAGAAGCATTAACAGAGCCATTTATGCATTATATGCTACAAGTCAAGAAAAATGCAGCAGCTATGGCAGAAGCTTTTGTAAAGCGTGATTATAAAATTATCTCTGGAGGTACAGACAACCATATGATGTTAATTGACTTACGTAACAAAAATATTACTGGTAAAGATGCCGAAAAAGCTTTAGTAAAAGCAGATATAACCGTTAATAAAAACATGGTGCCTTTTGACGATAAGTCGCCTTTTGTAACTTCTGGAATTAGAGTAGGTACTGCAGCTATTACAACAAGAGGTTTAAAAGAAAACGAAATGGAGGCAATAGTAGAGTTAATAGATCAAGTTATACAAAACCATGAAAATGAAGCTGTGCTTGACCAGATAGCAGTTAAAGTTAACGCTATGATGAGTGAGTTACCTCTTTTTAGTGCATAA
- the fahA gene encoding fumarylacetoacetase codes for MPLSANNPDRKSWLHVDKNSDFPIQNIPFGVFLTRDDIITIGTRIGDTAIDLGALHQLGYFEGIPLTDDIFLQDTLNDFIADGRKTWRLVRNRIAEIFDADNNSLKNNVKHKEIVLFRLDEIEMQLPVQIGDYTDFYSSIEHATNVGTMFRDPDNALLPNWLHIPVGYHGRSSSIIPSGIPVHRPQGQTLPAGASEPVFGPSKLVDFELEMAFITTDANDLGEPIPVDEAEEYIFGLVLFNDWSARDIQKWEYVPLGPFLAKNFASSISPWIVTLDALQPFKTDSPKPLKKLLPYLQQNGKKSYDINLEVAIQPEKAKETVVTKSNFKYMYWSMSQQLAHHTVNGCPVNSGDMMGSGTISGPTPDSYGSMLELSWRGEKPIKMKDGSVRKFINDNDTVIMRGYCEKEGTRIGFGEVKTKLLPIFEPKKNK; via the coding sequence ATGCCATTATCCGCAAATAATCCAGATAGAAAGTCTTGGCTTCACGTCGATAAAAATTCAGATTTCCCTATTCAAAATATACCTTTTGGTGTGTTTTTAACAAGAGATGATATTATTACCATCGGAACTCGTATTGGTGATACAGCAATAGATTTGGGTGCTTTGCATCAGTTAGGTTATTTTGAGGGGATTCCGTTAACCGACGATATCTTTCTTCAAGATACACTAAACGATTTTATTGCAGATGGACGTAAAACGTGGCGTTTGGTAAGAAATAGAATTGCTGAAATATTTGATGCTGATAATAATTCATTGAAAAATAATGTTAAGCATAAAGAAATTGTGCTATTTAGATTAGATGAAATTGAAATGCAATTACCAGTTCAGATTGGTGATTATACCGATTTTTACTCTAGTATAGAACATGCGACCAATGTAGGAACTATGTTTAGAGATCCAGATAATGCGCTTTTACCTAATTGGTTACATATTCCAGTGGGTTATCATGGAAGAAGTAGTTCTATAATTCCGTCTGGAATACCTGTGCACAGACCTCAAGGTCAAACATTACCAGCTGGAGCTTCAGAGCCTGTTTTTGGACCAAGTAAATTAGTGGATTTTGAATTAGAAATGGCGTTTATCACCACAGATGCTAATGATTTAGGCGAACCAATACCTGTAGATGAAGCAGAAGAATACATCTTTGGGTTGGTACTATTTAACGATTGGTCTGCACGTGATATCCAAAAGTGGGAATACGTTCCTTTAGGACCGTTTTTAGCCAAAAACTTTGCGTCATCAATTTCTCCTTGGATAGTAACCTTAGATGCGTTACAACCGTTTAAAACAGACAGTCCAAAACCACTTAAAAAGCTATTACCATACTTACAACAAAACGGTAAAAAAAGTTACGATATAAACTTAGAAGTAGCCATTCAGCCAGAAAAAGCAAAGGAAACTGTTGTGACCAAGTCCAACTTTAAATATATGTATTGGAGCATGTCGCAACAATTGGCGCATCATACCGTAAATGGATGTCCAGTAAATTCTGGAGATATGATGGGAAGTGGTACTATTTCTGGACCAACTCCAGACAGTTATGGATCAATGTTAGAACTATCATGGAGAGGTGAAAAACCTATTAAAATGAAAGATGGCTCTGTGCGTAAATTTATCAACGATAACGATACTGTTATTATGAGAGGGTATTGCGAAAAAGAAGGCACCAGAATTGGCTTTGGAGAAGTTAAAACAAAACTGTTACCCATTTTTGAGCCTAAAAAGAATAAATAA